From a region of the Cygnus atratus isolate AKBS03 ecotype Queensland, Australia chromosome 3, CAtr_DNAZoo_HiC_assembly, whole genome shotgun sequence genome:
- the OVOL2 gene encoding transcription factor Ovo-like 2 produces the protein MPRAFLVKRRSPQPAVRSWAGLPDEERADTYIPGGIGCVLLGYEDSCSLESSGSSGTRDAEPSDPPTPQPAPADLGTAGGMLLDLAVKRPVVRSKIKFTTGTCNDATVHSCELCGKGFRLQRMLNRHIKCHSQVKRHLCTFCGKGFNDTFDLKRHVRTHTGIRPYKCEVCNKAFTQRCSLESHLKKIHGVQQQYAYKQRRDKLYVCEDCGYTGPTQEDLYLHVSNVHPGSAFLKKTSKKLAAVLQNKLSPVLQRNSKDDDKDE, from the exons ATGCCCAGAGCCTTCCTGGTGAAGCGGCGGAGCCCGCAGCCGGCCGTgcggagctgggctgggctgcccGACGAGGAGCGAGCCGACACCTACATCCCAG GCGGCATCGGCTGCGTCCTTCTCGGCTACGAAgacagctgcagcctggagagcagcggcagcagcgggACGAGGGACGCCGAGCCCAGCGACCCCCCCACGCCGCAGCCGGCCCCCGCAGACCTGGGCACGGCCGGGGGGATGCTGCTGGACCTGGCCGTGAAGCGCCCCGTGGTCAGGTCGAAAATCAAG TTCACCACGGGCACCTGTAACGATGCGACGGTGCACTCCTGCGAGCTGTGTGGCAAGGGCTTTCGCCTGCAGCGCATGCTCAACCGCCACATCAAGTGCCACAGCCAGGTGAAGAGACACTTGTGCACCTTCTGCGGGAAAGGCTTCAACGACACCTTTGATCTGAAAAGGCACGTCCGGACCCACACTG GAATTCGTCCTTACAAATGTGAGGTTTGCAACAAAGCATTTACCCAGCGGTGTTCCCTGGAATCCCACCTTAAGAAGATTCACGGGGTGCAGCAGCAATATGCCTACAAACAGAGGCGAGATAAACTTTACGTGTGCGAGGATTGCGGCTACACCGGCCCCACGCAGGAGGACCTGTACCTGCACGTCAGTAACGTTCACCCTGGCAgtgctttcctgaaaaaaacctcaaaaaaaCTCGCGGcagttttgcaaaacaaactgAGCCCTGTCCTGCAGAGGAACTCCAAAGACGACGACAAGGATGAATAA
- the MGME1 gene encoding mitochondrial genome maintenance exonuclease 1: protein MLLVRMNFLQLLSRKPERLEMVFRLRYCKKQFPYMCLATSACLYSKKKKANGYEQVDQEKYNSLVYSVTSYKASAQTPETILEEDGLLCGQPLKHAPPNEAETNAPKNWVPLINPNKRAPLLDSDSSLPMKIALQKTKIPSVTRILQQTIPPQQAFYLERWKQKMILELGKDGFAEYTKNLFIQGELFHAALESMFLPEDLATKEQGEDAAISGYLTSVQHVLKDISEVKVLESAVQHETLQYLGLVDCVAKYRGQLCVIDWKTSEKLKPSLKNTFDNPLQVAAYVGAINHDANYDFQVSCGLIVVAYKNGCPAHPHFMDPDLCSQYWNKWLLRLEEYMDRN from the exons ATGCTTCTTGTCAGAATGAATTTCCTACAGCTACTGTCCAGGAAACCCGAGAGACTGGAAATGGTTTTTCGACTACGATATTGCAAAAAGCAGTTCCCATACATGTGTCTGGCTACCTCTGCTTGTCTttatagcaaaaagaaaaaagcgaACGGTTATGAACAAGTTGatcaagaaaaatacaacagctTGGTCTATTCTGTTACATCTTACAAAGCCAGTGCCCAAACACCAGAGACGATACTTGAAGAAGACGGTTTGTTATGTGGACAACCACTTAAACACGCACCTCCAAATGAAGCTGAAACAAACGCTCCCAAGAACTGGGTTCCTCTCATAAACCCCAACAAGAGAGCTCCACTTCTTGACAGCGATTCCAGCCTTCCCATGAAAATTGctttacaaaaaacaaaaatacccagTGTTACCCGTATCCTTCAACAGACCATCCCTCCGCAGCAAGCCTTTTACCTAGAAAGGTGGAAGCAGAAAATGATACTGGAACTTGGGAAGGATGGTTTTGCAGAGTATACTAAAA ATCTTTTCATCCAAGGAGAGCTCTTCCATGCAGCTTTGGAATCTATGTTTTTACCTGAAGACTTGGCAACTaaggagcagggagaagacGCTGCTATTTCTGGCTACTTAACAAGCGTGCAACATGTCTTAAAAGATATCAGTGAAGTCAAAGTTCTGGAAAGCGCAGTTCAGCATGAAACTCTTCAGTATCTGGGCCTGGTAGACTGCGTGGCTAAGTATCG AGGCCAGTTGTGTGTGATTGACTGGAAGACATCAGAGAAACTGAAGCCGTCTCTGAAGAATACTTTTGACAACCCACTGCAGGTTGCAGCATATGTTGGAGCCATAAATCACGATGCCAATTACGACTTCCAG GTCAGTTGTGGACTCATAGTGGTTGCCTATAAGAACGGTTGCCCCGCACATCCGCATTTCATGGATCCAGACCTGTGCTCACAGTACTGGAATAAGTGGCTTCTGCGCCTCGAGGAATACATGGACAGAAACTGA